From Haloarcula hispanica ATCC 33960, the proteins below share one genomic window:
- a CDS encoding NAD(P)/FAD-dependent oxidoreductase gives MTDVVVAGGGLAGLVAARHLAESGRDVTVFEQRSDVGGRVRTAHEDGYTFDRGFQVMFTAYPAAKRELDIEALSPRTFTPGATIASPNHRSVLSDPLRNPSAAPQTLLNTDVRTADKLRLFRLQRELANVEPVELLSRDGRTIREYLADYGFSQRFVERFAAPFYGGITLDRSLGTDSSIFEYTYKMLSEGEIFVPADGMQAMPRQLADRARSAGATIETDAAVTDLETHEGEVTAEVGNETVSAESAVVATDPQTAAELTDIDAIPTEPVGCVTQYFALPTNRAPTTGQRIILNAADDRPNTVAPLSAVASEYAPAGMELYSATFLGTPEAGDEQLAAEVRDALQSWYPNATFEALELLRTDRVPFAQFAQPPGYRESLPDPTAPDGNAVLAGDYTRWSSIQGALESGKVAADLLR, from the coding sequence ATGACAGATGTCGTCGTCGCTGGGGGCGGGCTCGCCGGACTGGTCGCCGCCCGGCACCTGGCCGAGTCGGGCCGAGACGTGACAGTCTTCGAGCAGCGCTCGGACGTGGGCGGTCGCGTCCGGACGGCCCACGAAGACGGCTACACGTTCGACCGCGGGTTTCAGGTCATGTTCACCGCCTACCCCGCGGCGAAGCGCGAACTCGACATCGAGGCGCTGTCGCCGCGGACGTTCACGCCGGGGGCGACAATCGCCAGCCCGAACCACCGTTCGGTGCTGTCGGACCCCCTGCGGAACCCCTCGGCTGCGCCACAGACGCTACTCAACACCGACGTTCGCACGGCCGACAAGCTCCGGCTGTTCCGGCTCCAGCGCGAGCTGGCCAACGTCGAGCCCGTCGAACTGCTCTCCCGTGACGGGCGGACCATCCGGGAGTACCTCGCCGACTACGGCTTCTCACAGCGGTTCGTCGAGCGGTTCGCCGCGCCGTTCTACGGTGGCATCACGCTCGACCGCTCGCTCGGAACCGACAGCAGCATCTTCGAGTACACCTACAAGATGCTGAGCGAGGGCGAGATATTCGTCCCCGCCGACGGGATGCAGGCGATGCCGCGACAGCTCGCCGACCGCGCTCGCTCGGCGGGCGCGACCATCGAAACCGACGCGGCCGTGACGGACCTGGAAACCCACGAAGGCGAGGTCACTGCCGAAGTGGGCAACGAGACGGTGTCAGCCGAGAGCGCCGTCGTCGCGACGGACCCGCAGACCGCGGCGGAGTTGACGGACATCGACGCCATCCCGACCGAGCCCGTCGGCTGTGTCACCCAGTACTTCGCGCTCCCGACAAACCGCGCGCCGACGACCGGACAGCGCATCATCCTCAACGCGGCGGACGACCGACCGAACACCGTCGCGCCGCTGTCGGCCGTCGCCAGCGAGTACGCGCCCGCTGGGATGGAGTTGTACAGCGCCACGTTCCTCGGGACGCCCGAAGCGGGCGACGAGCAGCTGGCCGCCGAGGTCCGTGACGCGCTTCAGTCGTGGTACCCGAACGCGACCTTCGAGGCGCTGGAACTGCTCCGGACCGACCGCGTCCCGTTCGCACAGTTCGCCCAGCCGCCGGGGTACCGGGAGTCGCTCCCGGACCCGACAGCGCCGGACGGAAACGCGGTGCTGGCCGGCGACTACACCCGCTGGTCGTCGATACAGGGCGCGCTGGAAAGCGGCAAGGTCGCCGCTGATCTGCTTCGATAA
- a CDS encoding alcohol dehydrogenase catalytic domain-containing protein has translation MRVAAFSELTGPDGVSIVNQPTPEPDRGEAVVSVEACAINRHDLWVLEGDSAMVDTDDLPFVSGLDVAGTVDAVGEGVTALEPGDRVVLCPNETCGTCRYCREGPENLCENFSLYHGGLAEAARVQADRLVRLPDGVGTVDAAALPTAYMTAFHMLRRIEAGPEDLVFIPGVTGGVGVAGVQLASVLGAHSVGTSSSQAKLNRVESLGLDYAIESTDPDEIRAAVTDIGTVDGVLNHLGGEYTQLGLDVLQRGGSMAVCGRTAGGTSEIDIPDLFLGHKRIIGSTMGTQGDLERLVGLVADGELTPEIDATYPLEETGAAFAAMQDRDGVGKLVVTP, from the coding sequence ATGCGCGTCGCAGCGTTCAGCGAACTCACTGGCCCGGACGGCGTCTCGATTGTGAACCAACCGACTCCCGAACCCGACCGTGGCGAGGCGGTGGTCTCCGTCGAAGCGTGTGCCATCAACCGCCACGACCTCTGGGTTCTGGAAGGGGATTCTGCGATGGTCGACACCGACGACTTGCCGTTCGTCAGCGGACTCGACGTTGCCGGAACCGTCGACGCCGTGGGCGAGGGCGTTACCGCTCTCGAACCCGGTGACCGAGTGGTACTCTGTCCGAACGAGACCTGCGGGACGTGTCGCTACTGCCGCGAGGGGCCGGAGAACCTCTGTGAGAACTTCTCGCTGTACCACGGTGGCCTCGCCGAGGCGGCCCGCGTCCAGGCCGACCGCCTCGTCAGGCTCCCCGACGGCGTGGGAACGGTCGACGCGGCCGCGCTTCCGACGGCCTATATGACTGCCTTCCATATGCTCCGCCGGATTGAGGCCGGACCGGAGGATCTGGTGTTCATCCCGGGCGTGACCGGCGGTGTCGGCGTCGCAGGCGTGCAACTCGCGTCCGTCCTCGGTGCTCACAGCGTCGGGACCTCGTCCTCACAGGCGAAACTGAACCGGGTCGAATCGCTCGGCCTGGACTACGCCATCGAGAGCACCGACCCGGACGAGATTCGAGCGGCGGTCACCGACATCGGAACCGTCGACGGCGTGCTCAATCACCTCGGTGGCGAGTACACGCAGCTCGGTCTTGACGTTCTCCAACGTGGCGGCAGCATGGCCGTGTGTGGACGGACGGCCGGTGGCACATCCGAGATCGATATTCCCGACCTGTTCCTCGGCCACAAACGTATCATCGGGAGTACGATGGGGACCCAGGGCGACCTGGAGCGACTCGTCGGCCTCGTCGCCGACGGCGAGCTCACCCCGGAAATTGATGCAACGTACCCGCTCGAAGAGACCGGTGCGGCGTTTGCGGCGATGCAGGACCGCGATGGCGTCGGGAAGCTCGTCGTGACGCCGTAG
- a CDS encoding universal stress protein — MISQILVPMDDSEMAQRALEYALENHPGAEITVLHVVGGPSPLGGAATALALSDDIEAAAEERSEAVFDDAREIAAEYDVEITTEVQLGHPARAILNRADDFDAVVLGSHGGALADRLVVGNVAQKVFRNSPVPVIVAR; from the coding sequence ATGATCTCACAGATTCTCGTTCCGATGGACGACTCGGAGATGGCCCAGCGGGCGCTCGAGTACGCCCTTGAGAACCACCCTGGGGCGGAGATTACTGTCTTACACGTCGTGGGCGGACCGTCACCGTTGGGGGGAGCGGCCACGGCACTGGCTCTTTCGGACGACATCGAAGCGGCCGCGGAGGAGCGTTCGGAGGCGGTATTCGACGACGCTCGGGAGATCGCTGCCGAGTACGATGTCGAAATCACCACCGAGGTACAACTGGGACATCCGGCTCGGGCGATTCTGAATAGAGCCGACGATTTCGATGCGGTCGTACTCGGAAGTCACGGCGGCGCGTTGGCCGATCGACTGGTCGTCGGGAACGTCGCCCAGAAAGTGTTCCGTAACTCACCCGTTCCAGTCATCGTCGCTCGGTGA
- a CDS encoding threonine synthase yields METTAAFRGLICTACGEETDSTSDRCPDCGGVLVGDYGVPDLTPADLPDTTGPGRYDPLRPFPQDATVMLGEGATPLVPVPDLAEELGVDSVYVKDEGRNPTASLGDRKLSLSVTAAAQRGAERVVTPSTGNGAQANAAYAARAGIESKGFVPSRCPFLNKAMVNVHGGDMRVVEGRYDDAVSAFDEELAEASDGWVTVAPGHPFRIEGAKSVAFEVIDDLEWTAPDAVVHPTGHGETLVGLERGFRAATDSGLTDSVPRTYAAQPDSTAAIADAAREGASEPATIEHPDTIVGPLEVPDPAAGAAALDSLDRSGGDGVAVSDKDILAGAVDGCEMGPETGATGGTAIAGARALADEGAFDDDDVVVLVNPVAGSKEADLLRSHLMSQGI; encoded by the coding sequence ATGGAGACGACTGCGGCGTTTCGCGGCCTTATCTGCACGGCGTGTGGCGAGGAAACCGACAGCACGAGCGACCGCTGTCCCGACTGCGGCGGCGTTCTCGTCGGCGACTACGGCGTTCCGGACCTGACGCCTGCGGACCTGCCAGACACGACCGGACCCGGCCGCTACGATCCGCTGCGGCCGTTCCCGCAAGACGCGACCGTGATGCTCGGCGAGGGGGCGACGCCGCTGGTCCCGGTTCCGGATCTGGCAGAGGAACTCGGCGTCGACTCGGTGTACGTCAAAGACGAGGGGCGCAATCCGACGGCCTCATTGGGCGACCGCAAGCTCTCGCTCTCAGTCACTGCCGCAGCGCAGCGCGGGGCCGAGCGCGTCGTGACGCCGTCGACCGGCAACGGCGCGCAGGCCAACGCCGCCTACGCGGCCCGCGCGGGAATCGAATCGAAGGGGTTTGTCCCCTCGCGGTGTCCGTTCCTCAACAAGGCGATGGTGAACGTCCACGGCGGCGACATGCGCGTCGTCGAGGGCCGGTACGACGACGCCGTCTCGGCTTTCGACGAGGAACTGGCCGAGGCGTCTGACGGCTGGGTTACGGTCGCGCCCGGCCACCCCTTCCGAATCGAGGGAGCCAAATCCGTCGCGTTCGAGGTGATCGACGACCTCGAATGGACGGCCCCAGACGCGGTTGTCCACCCCACCGGCCACGGTGAGACCCTCGTCGGTCTCGAACGCGGCTTCCGGGCAGCGACCGACAGCGGGCTCACGGACTCAGTGCCACGAACCTACGCCGCACAGCCGGACTCGACGGCCGCCATCGCCGACGCCGCACGCGAGGGGGCGAGCGAACCGGCCACCATCGAGCACCCCGACACTATCGTCGGCCCGCTGGAGGTGCCCGACCCCGCCGCCGGCGCAGCGGCGCTGGACTCGCTCGACCGCTCGGGCGGCGACGGCGTCGCCGTCTCGGACAAGGACATCCTGGCCGGTGCCGTCGATGGCTGCGAGATGGGACCGGAGACCGGCGCGACCGGGGGGACGGCAATCGCCGGCGCGAGAGCGTTGGCTGACGAGGGAGCTTTCGACGATGACGACGTCGTCGTCCTCGTGAACCCCGTCGCCGGAAGCAAGGAGGCAGACCTGCTGCGCAGTCACCTCATGAGCCAGGGTATCTGA
- a CDS encoding universal stress protein, which yields MSRTIDSILVPTDGSDGARIGARRGIDLAATIGADLHVLSAVDSRDIEPDLNSDGQTDRERLLEAEAERAVDSIARLARAHLSGHITTAVESGIPFQVINDYVDTHDIDLIVMGTQGRTGFERVVLGSVAEKTLRTADVPIVTVTPDGDIVEIGDQRYDNVLLPTDGSEGAELAIEWGITLAEVFDATIHTMYSVDTSRFGGVEGAAEIHDALEQTGQEALETVHERARDAGVSVAGNIASGPAARAILSYSEEHDIDLIAMGTHGRSGLTRYLTGSVTETVVRNAAVPVCCVPMQ from the coding sequence ATGAGCCGAACGATCGACTCGATTCTCGTGCCGACCGACGGCAGTGACGGCGCACGGATCGGTGCCCGGCGAGGTATCGATCTCGCTGCCACAATCGGTGCCGACCTCCACGTACTGTCAGCGGTTGACTCCCGTGACATCGAACCGGATCTGAATTCTGACGGGCAGACTGACCGGGAGCGTCTCCTCGAAGCGGAGGCAGAACGAGCGGTGGATTCCATCGCCAGACTCGCCCGGGCACATCTCTCTGGGCACATCACGACCGCTGTCGAGTCGGGCATCCCGTTTCAAGTGATCAACGACTACGTCGATACCCACGATATTGATCTCATCGTTATGGGGACACAGGGACGGACAGGGTTCGAACGGGTTGTCCTCGGGAGTGTCGCAGAAAAGACGCTCCGGACCGCAGATGTCCCGATTGTCACGGTAACGCCGGACGGGGACATCGTCGAAATCGGCGACCAGCGGTACGACAACGTTCTGCTCCCGACTGACGGCAGCGAGGGCGCAGAACTCGCGATCGAGTGGGGAATCACGCTAGCTGAGGTGTTTGACGCAACGATACACACGATGTATTCCGTCGATACGAGTCGCTTCGGCGGCGTTGAGGGGGCAGCCGAGATTCACGACGCGCTTGAGCAGACCGGCCAGGAGGCACTCGAGACGGTCCATGAGCGTGCCAGAGATGCAGGCGTCAGTGTCGCGGGTAATATCGCAAGCGGCCCGGCTGCACGCGCTATCCTCTCCTACAGCGAGGAACACGATATCGACCTCATCGCGATGGGAACACACGGTCGATCCGGCCTCACGCGATATCTGACCGGAAGCGTCACTGAGACGGTTGTCCGTAATGCGGCTGTACCGGTCTGTTGTGTCCCGATGCAGTGA
- a CDS encoding J domain-containing protein — MQTEPGVLPEWLLLGLVLGVAGTLVVAGLFVLANRVFPAERPNRQATDGGEMRRRAELREYLTAIDEQFAENHFVEGQHVAFYLPKRDVAITFDARAYYRIERSPTVPVLVEHEMPGVYLGARLPFETPEVNLGPDPEEEPHPTVQAFSELGLTQSASLDDVKSAYRERVKEVHPDHGGNEDEFKRVREAYTTAKQHASGASRQRAS, encoded by the coding sequence GTGCAGACAGAACCGGGCGTCCTACCGGAGTGGCTGCTCCTCGGGCTCGTCCTCGGTGTCGCCGGAACCCTCGTCGTCGCCGGGCTGTTCGTCCTCGCCAACCGCGTGTTTCCGGCCGAGCGGCCGAACCGGCAGGCGACCGACGGCGGAGAGATGCGACGCCGGGCGGAGCTGCGGGAGTACCTCACCGCCATCGACGAGCAGTTCGCCGAGAACCACTTCGTCGAGGGGCAACACGTCGCCTTCTACCTGCCGAAACGGGACGTGGCGATCACGTTCGACGCCCGGGCGTACTACCGCATCGAACGGTCGCCGACTGTTCCCGTACTGGTCGAACACGAGATGCCCGGCGTCTACCTCGGCGCGCGCCTGCCCTTCGAGACGCCCGAAGTCAACCTCGGTCCGGACCCTGAGGAGGAACCACACCCGACAGTGCAGGCGTTCAGCGAACTGGGCCTGACCCAGAGCGCGTCGCTGGACGACGTGAAATCGGCCTACCGCGAGCGCGTCAAGGAGGTCCACCCGGACCACGGTGGCAACGAGGACGAGTTCAAGCGTGTCCGGGAAGCGTACACCACTGCAAAACAGCACGCGTCTGGTGCGTCGAGACAGCGCGCATCGTAG
- a CDS encoding thiolase family protein yields MTDVVLVDGARTAHGELLGGLAERSAIELGTAAVEGLLDRTGVDEDSVDWVGLGNAVQAGVGQVPARQVVVESPLPDSVAATTLNEASGSGLRAIMTAADRIEAGRASVCLAGGMESMSNAPYLVPDMRGGRRHGNSELVDAMIWDSLWDKHYDAHMGTLTEELATEHDISREAQDEYARRSNHRAGEAIQSGKFTEELVPVETADGLVTEDEGPRPDTTVDQLAALPPAFADGGTITAGNASKLSDGAGAVVLADAETVEREGLGPMAHVEDYAVAYRDPSEFSIAVRDVVAKLLERNDLSVADVDHFELNEAFAAQMVYVADELDIPAEKHNPLGGAVALGHPIGASGGILTTTMLYAMERADHHRGIVGMSVGGGGAIAMSVVR; encoded by the coding sequence ATGACGGATGTGGTTCTGGTAGACGGCGCACGCACCGCACACGGTGAACTGCTGGGAGGGCTCGCAGAGCGAAGCGCGATAGAGCTCGGTACTGCAGCCGTCGAGGGACTGCTCGACCGAACCGGCGTCGACGAAGACAGTGTCGACTGGGTCGGCCTCGGAAACGCGGTACAGGCGGGCGTCGGCCAGGTGCCGGCCCGACAGGTCGTCGTCGAGTCACCGCTTCCAGACAGCGTCGCCGCGACGACGCTGAACGAGGCCTCGGGGTCGGGACTGCGGGCGATTATGACCGCCGCCGACCGCATCGAGGCCGGTCGGGCATCGGTGTGTCTCGCCGGCGGCATGGAGTCGATGTCGAACGCGCCGTATCTCGTACCGGACATGCGCGGCGGCCGCCGACACGGGAACAGCGAACTTGTCGACGCGATGATCTGGGACTCGCTGTGGGACAAGCACTACGACGCGCACATGGGCACGCTGACGGAGGAACTCGCCACAGAGCACGACATCAGCCGCGAGGCCCAGGACGAGTACGCTCGGCGGAGCAACCACCGGGCCGGCGAGGCCATCCAGTCCGGGAAGTTCACTGAGGAACTCGTTCCGGTGGAAACGGCTGACGGCCTCGTGACGGAGGACGAGGGACCGCGGCCGGACACGACGGTAGACCAGCTGGCGGCGCTCCCACCGGCGTTTGCAGACGGCGGTACGATCACCGCCGGCAACGCTTCGAAACTCTCCGATGGGGCGGGAGCGGTGGTGCTGGCCGACGCCGAGACGGTAGAGCGCGAGGGGCTGGGACCGATGGCTCACGTCGAGGACTACGCCGTCGCCTACCGCGACCCGTCGGAGTTCTCCATCGCGGTTCGGGACGTCGTCGCTAAACTGCTTGAGCGCAACGACCTCTCCGTCGCCGACGTGGACCACTTCGAACTCAACGAGGCCTTCGCCGCGCAGATGGTGTACGTCGCCGACGAACTCGACATCCCCGCCGAGAAGCACAACCCCCTCGGCGGCGCGGTGGCGCTCGGGCATCCTATCGGAGCCAGCGGCGGTATCCTCACGACCACGATGCTGTACGCGATGGAGCGAGCGGATCATCACCGCGGTATCGTGGGGATGAGCGTCGGTGGCGGTGGCGCAATTGCGATGTCTGTGGTTCGCTAA
- a CDS encoding metallophosphoesterase, producing the protein MTASYDDRALLLWETLVVADLHVGRGTGGNLELPVGSGSDMVQRFQSLVERHDPAEVIIAGDLLHSFQTVPRSVESTVAGLKSACQAAGARLLVTPGNHDTMLDSVWDGPTETTYRVGETVVCHGHEAPDVDAERYVVGHDHPTISIEGQRQPCYLVGSGQYRGSDVVMLPSFNRLNAGVEVNEMRASDFQSPLVTDADRLEPVVWDESGRETLSFPPLGEFRRML; encoded by the coding sequence ATGACAGCCAGCTACGACGACCGGGCGCTCCTGCTCTGGGAGACGCTCGTCGTCGCGGACCTCCACGTCGGCCGGGGCACCGGCGGGAACCTCGAACTCCCGGTCGGGTCCGGTTCGGACATGGTCCAGCGGTTCCAGTCGCTCGTCGAGCGCCATGACCCAGCGGAGGTCATTATCGCCGGCGACCTCCTCCACTCGTTCCAGACGGTTCCCCGGTCGGTCGAAAGTACCGTGGCAGGGCTCAAAAGCGCCTGTCAGGCGGCCGGGGCTCGCCTGCTTGTGACGCCGGGTAACCACGACACGATGCTCGACAGCGTGTGGGACGGCCCGACCGAAACGACGTATCGCGTCGGCGAAACCGTCGTCTGTCACGGCCACGAGGCACCCGACGTTGATGCCGAGCGCTACGTCGTTGGACACGACCATCCGACGATCAGCATCGAGGGTCAGCGCCAACCCTGCTATCTCGTCGGGAGCGGCCAGTACCGCGGCAGCGACGTGGTGATGCTCCCGTCGTTCAACAGGCTGAACGCCGGCGTGGAGGTCAACGAGATGCGGGCCAGCGACTTTCAGTCCCCGCTCGTTACTGATGCCGACCGATTAGAGCCGGTAGTCTGGGACGAGAGCGGGCGGGAGACCCTGTCGTTCCCGCCGCTGGGTGAGTTCCGTCGAATGTTATAA
- a CDS encoding DUF7839 domain-containing protein, whose translation MVDVLENKRAATRFRVLVEIAERQPAVSQGEIADAVGVTSQAVSEYIRELVDDGLVEKEGRSRYRVTKEGVDWVFQSATDVRRFADHVTDDVLGSVQEDAAIATADLAEGETVTLSLSDGLLHADPGGGDATGVTTTSAAEGEVVGVTGFEGVIDLNPGHVSVIQVPPVRSGPVENVDDIAAACADAPIVTAAGVEAVVALRDADIEPTTHFAAGEVAADAASRGLDAVVVATQDTVGRVTDALRDASVDYDVTQ comes from the coding sequence ATGGTCGACGTCCTGGAGAACAAGCGGGCCGCGACGCGGTTTCGGGTCCTCGTGGAGATCGCCGAGCGCCAGCCCGCAGTGAGTCAGGGCGAAATCGCCGACGCTGTCGGTGTGACGAGCCAGGCCGTCAGCGAGTACATCCGTGAACTCGTCGACGACGGCCTCGTCGAGAAGGAAGGGCGGTCGCGCTACCGCGTCACGAAGGAGGGCGTCGACTGGGTGTTCCAGTCCGCGACCGACGTGCGCCGGTTCGCCGACCACGTCACCGACGACGTGCTCGGTAGCGTACAGGAGGACGCCGCCATCGCCACGGCGGACCTGGCGGAAGGCGAGACGGTGACGCTCTCGCTGTCGGACGGCCTGTTACACGCCGATCCCGGCGGCGGCGACGCGACGGGCGTGACCACGACCAGCGCCGCGGAAGGCGAGGTCGTCGGCGTCACGGGCTTCGAGGGCGTCATCGACCTCAACCCCGGCCACGTCAGCGTGATACAGGTCCCGCCGGTCCGGTCGGGGCCGGTCGAGAACGTCGACGACATCGCCGCGGCCTGTGCGGACGCCCCCATCGTCACCGCCGCGGGTGTCGAGGCCGTCGTCGCGCTCCGCGATGCCGACATCGAACCGACGACGCACTTCGCGGCGGGCGAGGTGGCCGCCGACGCCGCATCTCGGGGACTCGATGCCGTCGTCGTCGCGACACAGGACACCGTCGGTCGTGTGACCGACGCCCTCCGCGACGCGAGCGTCGACTACGATGTGACGCAGTAA